Proteins from a single region of Flavobacterium sp. K5-23:
- a CDS encoding Na+/H+ antiporter NhaC family protein, with amino-acid sequence MTHLLKKTGSAYALIPLLIFIFTFLGAGIWLDDFYALPAPIAVLIGIIAAFILFKSSADEKVATLIAGCGESKIITMCLIYLLAGAFAVVSKATGGVDAVVSLGINTIDVAYFPLGIFLIAAFLSTATGTSVGAIVAIGPIAVDLANSSGASLPLIAGALLGGSMLGDNLSMISDTTIAATQSLGCELKDKFKINLFIAFPAAIITILVFFYLGLNSDITAVAIAKTSFEWITIVPYVLVIVLALVGVDVFSTLIIGTVLAGVIGYFGNHFSLMVFAQKIYEGFTSMTEIFLLSMLTGGLAAMVDKAGGIDFLLHQIKKRIKSKKSAQAGIGALVGFTNVAIANNTVSIVITGGIAKEINDEYHLSPKKTAAILDIFSCVIQGILPYGAQVLLILSFANGKLDFMDLLGNAWYHLFLFIFTLVAIYSSFWDKLVKRFLDI; translated from the coding sequence ATGACACATTTATTGAAAAAAACTGGAAGTGCTTACGCTTTAATCCCTTTATTGATTTTTATTTTTACTTTTTTAGGAGCCGGTATTTGGCTTGATGACTTCTATGCTCTCCCAGCTCCAATTGCTGTGTTAATTGGTATTATAGCTGCTTTTATACTATTTAAAAGTTCGGCTGATGAAAAAGTAGCCACTTTGATTGCAGGTTGTGGAGAAAGCAAAATTATTACGATGTGTTTGATTTATCTTTTGGCAGGAGCTTTTGCGGTAGTTAGTAAAGCTACAGGTGGTGTTGATGCTGTTGTAAGTCTTGGAATTAATACTATTGATGTTGCTTATTTTCCTTTAGGGATCTTTTTAATAGCTGCTTTTCTATCAACTGCTACAGGAACATCTGTAGGCGCTATTGTTGCTATTGGACCTATAGCGGTAGATTTGGCTAATTCTAGTGGAGCTTCATTACCCCTTATTGCAGGTGCTTTGCTAGGTGGTTCTATGTTAGGCGATAATTTATCGATGATTTCCGATACTACAATTGCAGCTACACAATCATTAGGCTGTGAATTGAAAGATAAATTTAAAATAAATTTATTCATTGCTTTTCCTGCAGCCATTATAACTATTTTGGTGTTCTTTTATTTGGGTTTAAACTCAGATATAACTGCTGTAGCGATTGCTAAGACTAGTTTTGAATGGATAACTATTGTTCCTTATGTTTTAGTTATTGTCCTTGCTCTTGTGGGGGTTGATGTTTTTTCTACCTTGATTATTGGGACAGTATTGGCTGGAGTGATAGGTTATTTTGGAAATCATTTTAGCTTGATGGTTTTTGCACAAAAAATATATGAAGGATTCACCAGTATGACTGAAATATTTCTATTGTCAATGCTTACAGGAGGATTGGCGGCAATGGTAGATAAAGCAGGAGGAATTGATTTTTTATTGCACCAAATAAAAAAACGCATTAAAAGTAAAAAATCAGCGCAAGCGGGGATAGGAGCCTTGGTTGGTTTTACTAATGTGGCTATAGCCAATAATACCGTGTCAATTGTAATCACGGGAGGAATTGCCAAGGAAATAAATGATGAATATCATTTGAGTCCCAAAAAAACGGCGGCAATTCTTGATATTTTTTCCTGTGTTATTCAAGGGATTTTGCCTTACGGAGCACAAGTACTGTTGATTTTAAGTTTTGCAAATGGCAAACTTGATTTTATGGATTTACTTGGTAATGCTTGGTATCACTTGTTTTTATTTATTTTTACTTTGGTAGCGATTTATAGTTCTTTTTGGGATAAATTAGTAAAACGATTCTTAGATATTTAG
- the fabG gene encoding 3-oxoacyl-[acyl-carrier-protein] reductase — protein MKLLEGKVAIITGASRGIGKGIAEVFAKHGANVAFTYSSSVESALALENELNALGIKAKGYQSNAADFNEAQTMVDAVIAEFGTVDILINNAGITKDNLLMRMSEEDFDKVIDVNLKSVFNMTKAVQRTFLKQRSGSIINMSSVVGVKGNAGQTNYAASKAGVIGFTKSVALELGSRNIRCNAIAPGFIETEMTAKLNDDVVQGWRDGIPLKRGGTTEDVANACLFLASDMSAYISGQVLNVCGGMLT, from the coding sequence ATGAAATTACTAGAAGGAAAAGTTGCCATCATAACAGGCGCAAGTCGCGGAATTGGAAAAGGAATCGCAGAAGTTTTTGCAAAACACGGAGCAAATGTTGCTTTTACTTACAGTTCATCTGTTGAGTCAGCTTTGGCATTAGAAAACGAATTGAACGCTTTAGGAATAAAAGCTAAAGGATACCAGTCTAACGCAGCAGATTTCAATGAAGCACAAACTATGGTTGATGCTGTAATTGCTGAATTTGGAACTGTAGATATCTTAATCAATAATGCTGGAATTACTAAGGACAACTTGCTAATGCGTATGTCTGAGGAGGATTTTGACAAAGTTATCGACGTTAATTTAAAGTCGGTTTTCAATATGACTAAAGCGGTTCAAAGAACTTTCTTGAAACAACGCTCTGGTTCTATCATCAATATGAGCTCTGTAGTAGGAGTGAAAGGAAACGCGGGTCAAACGAATTATGCAGCTTCCAAAGCTGGAGTTATTGGTTTCACTAAATCGGTTGCTCTAGAATTAGGTTCTCGTAACATTCGTTGTAATGCGATTGCTCCTGGATTTATTGAGACTGAAATGACTGCAAAATTAAATGACGATGTGGTTCAAGGATGGAGAGACGGTATTCCGTTGAAACGTGGTGGAACTACTGAAGATGTTGCTAACGCTTGTCTTTTCTTAGCTTCAGATATGAGTGCTTATATTTCTGGACAAGTATTGAATGTTTGTGGAGGAATGCTTACTTAG
- a CDS encoding zinc dependent phospholipase C family protein, translated as MKNNKLKRTVILFSAIAIGFLTLSWGIVGHERINRAAVMALPAPLQVFFYNHIDFITQESTVPDLRKFVLQDKAEGPRHYFDMENFGAVDSFPKTMTEAKKKYDDKFLSKNGILPWYIQDMMVKLTQAFKDKRKSEILFLAGDLGHYIADAHMPLHTSDNHDGQNTDQKGIHSLWESRLPDLFVKQYKLNAPQAQYYADVDKATWDMIKDTHSLVEPLLAADKGLRTSLPKNQVFVTDENGTILKNKFNGVRYTDEYAGKFHKALDGMVESQMRKAITVTASFWYTAWVNAGKPDLSNLDSQELTKRNSRFLKKDLKTFNKGKLFGIESDKDAD; from the coding sequence ATGAAAAATAATAAATTGAAACGTACTGTAATATTGTTTTCTGCAATTGCAATAGGTTTTTTAACCCTTTCTTGGGGAATTGTTGGCCATGAAAGAATCAATAGAGCGGCGGTAATGGCTTTGCCAGCACCCTTACAAGTTTTCTTTTACAATCATATTGATTTTATAACTCAGGAATCTACAGTTCCCGATTTAAGGAAATTTGTTTTACAAGATAAGGCTGAAGGGCCAAGACATTATTTTGATATGGAAAATTTTGGTGCTGTAGACAGTTTTCCTAAGACTATGACTGAAGCCAAAAAGAAATATGATGATAAATTTTTATCGAAAAACGGGATACTACCATGGTATATCCAGGATATGATGGTTAAGCTTACACAAGCTTTTAAAGACAAAAGAAAATCGGAGATTTTATTTCTTGCGGGTGATTTAGGTCATTATATTGCGGATGCACACATGCCTTTACATACTTCAGACAATCATGATGGACAAAATACGGATCAAAAAGGGATTCATTCTTTGTGGGAAAGTAGATTACCTGATTTATTTGTTAAACAGTACAAGTTAAATGCTCCACAAGCTCAGTATTATGCAGATGTTGATAAAGCAACTTGGGATATGATTAAAGATACTCATAGTTTAGTTGAACCTTTACTAGCTGCTGATAAGGGGTTAAGAACTTCTTTACCTAAAAACCAAGTATTTGTTACTGATGAAAATGGAACAATATTAAAAAACAAATTCAATGGTGTAAGATATACGGATGAATATGCAGGTAAATTTCACAAGGCCTTAGACGGAATGGTAGAAAGCCAAATGAGAAAAGCAATTACAGTAACAGCAAGTTTTTGGTATACTGCGTGGGTAAATGCAGGAAAGCCTGATTTGAGTAATTTAGATTCTCAAGAATTAACTAAACGCAACAGTAGATTTTTGAAAAAGGATTTGAAAACTTTCAATAAAGGAAAACTATTCGGTATTGAAAGCGATAAAGACGCAGATTAA
- a CDS encoding 2-isopropylmalate synthase: protein MNREKIQIFDTTLRDGEQVPGCKLDTKQKLVIANRLDEMGVDIIEAGFPVSSPGDFLSVSEISKIVKNATVCGLTRAVKNDIDVAAAALKYAKKPRIHTGIGTSDSHIKFKLNTTREDVIARAKYAVSHAKTYVEDVEFYAEDAGRTDNDFLAKVCEEAIKSGATVLNIPDTTGYCLPEEYGLKIKYLRENVKGIENVILSCHCHNDLGMATANSISGAINGARQIECTINGIGERAGNTALEEVVMILKQHPYLNLYTDINTKQLNEMSRLVSESMGMVVQPNKAIVGANAFAHSSGIHQDGVIKNRSTYEIMDPLEVGVNESSIVLTARSGRAALAYRAKKVGYELTKVQLDIVYIEFLKFADIKKEVLDVDIHQIIEASNINSELKAS, encoded by the coding sequence ATGAATAGAGAAAAAATCCAAATTTTTGATACCACTTTGCGAGATGGAGAACAGGTCCCTGGTTGTAAATTAGACACCAAACAAAAACTTGTTATAGCAAATCGCCTGGACGAAATGGGTGTTGATATTATAGAAGCCGGTTTTCCTGTTTCTAGCCCTGGAGATTTTTTGTCTGTTTCTGAAATAAGTAAAATTGTAAAAAACGCTACTGTTTGCGGACTTACCAGAGCCGTTAAAAATGATATAGATGTTGCAGCAGCAGCATTAAAATACGCGAAAAAACCTAGAATTCATACTGGAATTGGAACTTCAGACTCTCACATAAAATTCAAACTTAACACTACGAGAGAAGATGTCATTGCAAGAGCAAAATACGCAGTTTCGCATGCTAAAACTTATGTTGAAGACGTAGAATTTTATGCTGAAGATGCAGGTAGAACTGATAATGATTTCTTGGCTAAGGTTTGTGAAGAAGCAATAAAATCAGGTGCAACGGTACTTAATATACCTGATACAACAGGGTATTGTCTTCCTGAGGAATACGGTTTGAAAATAAAATATCTAAGAGAAAACGTTAAAGGGATAGAAAACGTAATACTTTCCTGCCATTGTCATAATGATTTAGGAATGGCTACCGCCAATTCGATTTCCGGTGCTATAAACGGAGCAAGACAGATAGAATGTACCATAAATGGAATAGGGGAAAGAGCGGGAAATACGGCACTTGAAGAAGTGGTTATGATTTTAAAACAACATCCATATTTGAATTTATATACTGATATCAATACGAAGCAATTAAACGAAATGAGTCGTTTGGTTTCTGAAAGTATGGGTATGGTTGTACAACCAAATAAAGCTATTGTGGGTGCTAATGCTTTTGCTCACAGTTCAGGAATTCATCAGGATGGTGTCATTAAAAACAGATCTACTTATGAAATTATGGATCCTTTAGAAGTCGGTGTCAATGAATCTTCTATTGTTTTAACCGCCAGAAGTGGAAGAGCAGCATTGGCTTATAGAGCAAAAAAAGTGGGTTACGAACTAACAAAAGTGCAACTAGACATTGTATATATAGAGTTTTTGAAATTTGCAGATATTAAAAAAGAAGTTCTAGATGTCGATATTCATCAAATTATTGAAGCGTCAAATATAAATAGTGAATTAAAAGCTAGTTAA
- the leuB gene encoding 3-isopropylmalate dehydrogenase, translated as MNLKIAVLAGDGIGPEVILQAKKALNAIGEVFDHEFVYEDALMGAIAIEKTGNPLPEQTLNLCLNTDAVLFGAIGDPKYDNDPEAKVRPEQGLLRLRKELGLFANIRPIKPYKGLLDSSPLKKEIIEGADFTIFRELTGGIYFGEKKTNEAGTVVSDLCEYSEEEISRITHMAFKTAQNRRKKVTLVDKANVLETSRLWRRVVKTISQSYPDVELDFLFVDNAAMQIILNPRQFDVILTENLFGDILSDESSVITGSIGLLASASLGTTNALFEPIHGSYPQATGKNIANPIASILSAAMLLEHFNLHKEAKKVYEAVEKAIEYNVVTIDLKSDSKYGTSDVGDFISNYILDKDDLMYFNNANVHIGQSTIV; from the coding sequence ATGAATTTAAAAATAGCAGTACTGGCAGGTGACGGTATAGGTCCAGAGGTAATCTTACAAGCAAAGAAAGCTTTGAATGCCATTGGTGAAGTGTTTGACCATGAATTTGTGTATGAAGACGCCCTTATGGGAGCTATTGCAATTGAAAAAACTGGAAATCCATTACCGGAACAAACACTTAATTTGTGCCTTAATACAGATGCTGTTCTGTTTGGTGCAATTGGAGATCCAAAATACGATAACGATCCTGAAGCAAAAGTACGCCCAGAACAAGGATTATTGAGATTAAGGAAAGAATTAGGGCTTTTTGCAAATATTAGACCTATTAAACCATATAAAGGATTACTAGATTCTTCTCCATTAAAAAAAGAAATCATTGAAGGTGCTGATTTTACAATTTTCAGAGAACTTACTGGCGGAATTTATTTTGGAGAGAAAAAAACAAATGAGGCTGGAACAGTTGTTTCAGATTTATGTGAATATTCTGAAGAAGAAATTTCCAGGATTACTCATATGGCTTTCAAAACGGCTCAAAACAGACGTAAAAAAGTGACTCTAGTAGATAAAGCAAATGTTCTTGAAACATCCCGTTTATGGAGAAGAGTGGTAAAAACCATTAGTCAATCGTACCCAGATGTTGAATTAGATTTCTTATTTGTTGATAATGCTGCAATGCAAATTATTTTAAATCCAAGACAGTTTGATGTGATTTTAACAGAGAACTTATTTGGAGATATTTTATCTGATGAATCTAGTGTAATCACGGGCTCAATTGGATTATTGGCTTCCGCTTCATTGGGAACTACAAATGCACTTTTCGAACCTATTCACGGTTCGTATCCGCAAGCTACAGGGAAAAATATTGCAAATCCAATAGCTTCCATATTGTCTGCTGCAATGCTTTTGGAACATTTTAATCTTCACAAAGAAGCTAAAAAGGTGTATGAAGCAGTTGAAAAAGCAATAGAATATAATGTAGTTACCATCGACCTGAAGTCCGATTCAAAATATGGTACCAGTGACGTAGGAGATTTTATTTCGAATTATATTTTAGACAAAGATGATTTAATGTATTTCAATAATGCAAATGTCCATATCGGACAGTCGACTATTGTATAA
- the ilvD gene encoding dihydroxy-acid dehydratase, translated as MELNKYSKTITQDETQPAAQAMLYGIGLTEEDLKKAQVGIVSMGYEGNTCNMHLNDLAKDIKTGVWKEDLVGLIFNTIGVSDGMSNGTDGMRFSLVSRDVIADSIETVMGAQWYDALIAVPGCDKNMPGSIIAMGRVNRPSIMVYGGSIHSGKWKGESLNIVSAFEALGKKFSNTIEPEDFKGVIQNACPGAGACGGMYTANTMSSAIEALGMSLPYSSSNPALSEEKKKECLDAGKAIKILLEKDIKPKDIMTRKAFENAITMVAVLGGSTNAVMHLIAMAHSVDIEITLKDFQVISDKTPLLANLKPSGKYLMEDLHEAGGVPAVMKYLLKEGLLYGECLTVTGKTLAENLAAVPDLNDGQDVIHEIQKALKATGNIQILYGNLAEEGCVAKISGNEGEFFEGDAIVYENEHDVITGVRSGEVKPGNVVVIRYCGPKGGPGMPEMLKPTSAIMGAGLGKSVALITDGRFSGGSHGFVVGHVTPEAFDGGGIALVKNGDIITIDAIKNTINLKISEAEFAERKANWVQPVSNIKKGVLLKYIRSVSSASTGCVTDK; from the coding sequence ATGGAATTAAATAAATACAGCAAGACTATAACTCAAGACGAAACTCAACCAGCAGCACAAGCGATGCTATACGGAATAGGTTTAACCGAAGAAGATTTAAAGAAAGCGCAAGTGGGAATTGTAAGTATGGGTTATGAGGGAAATACTTGTAACATGCATTTAAATGACTTAGCTAAAGATATCAAAACGGGAGTCTGGAAAGAAGACTTAGTTGGTTTAATTTTTAATACAATTGGTGTAAGTGACGGAATGTCTAACGGTACTGACGGTATGCGTTTTTCATTAGTCTCTAGAGATGTAATTGCTGATTCAATTGAAACTGTAATGGGAGCACAATGGTATGATGCATTAATTGCTGTTCCGGGTTGTGATAAAAATATGCCGGGATCCATTATTGCTATGGGAAGAGTCAATCGCCCATCGATTATGGTTTACGGAGGAAGTATTCATTCTGGTAAATGGAAAGGGGAATCTTTAAATATTGTATCCGCGTTTGAGGCATTAGGTAAAAAGTTCAGTAACACTATTGAACCTGAAGATTTTAAAGGAGTTATCCAGAATGCTTGTCCAGGAGCAGGTGCTTGTGGAGGAATGTATACAGCAAATACAATGTCTTCGGCTATTGAAGCTTTGGGTATGAGTTTACCTTATAGTTCTTCAAACCCAGCTTTAAGCGAGGAGAAGAAAAAAGAATGTCTGGACGCTGGAAAAGCGATTAAGATATTATTAGAAAAAGATATCAAGCCTAAAGACATTATGACGCGTAAAGCATTTGAAAATGCTATTACTATGGTTGCTGTGTTGGGAGGTTCCACAAATGCTGTTATGCATCTTATCGCAATGGCACATTCTGTTGATATCGAAATTACATTAAAAGATTTTCAAGTCATCAGTGATAAAACACCATTACTTGCTAATTTAAAACCAAGTGGAAAATACTTAATGGAAGATCTTCATGAAGCTGGAGGAGTTCCTGCGGTAATGAAATATTTATTAAAAGAAGGATTGTTATATGGCGAATGTTTAACGGTTACCGGGAAAACCTTAGCTGAAAATTTAGCTGCTGTTCCAGATTTAAACGATGGTCAAGATGTAATTCACGAAATTCAAAAAGCGTTAAAAGCAACCGGAAATATTCAAATTTTATACGGAAACCTTGCAGAAGAAGGTTGTGTAGCGAAAATTAGCGGAAATGAAGGGGAATTTTTCGAAGGAGACGCTATTGTTTATGAAAATGAACATGATGTAATAACTGGAGTTCGTAGTGGTGAAGTAAAACCTGGTAATGTGGTCGTCATTAGGTATTGTGGACCTAAAGGTGGGCCAGGAATGCCTGAAATGCTTAAACCTACATCAGCCATTATGGGTGCTGGTCTTGGAAAAAGTGTCGCTTTAATTACAGACGGTAGATTCTCTGGTGGTTCACATGGATTTGTAGTAGGACACGTTACTCCGGAAGCTTTTGATGGTGGTGGAATCGCTTTAGTCAAAAATGGTGATATTATCACGATTGACGCTATTAAGAACACGATTAATCTGAAAATTTCTGAAGCTGAATTTGCTGAAAGAAAAGCGAATTGGGTGCAACCTGTATCAAATATTAAAAAAGGAGTTTTACTAAAATACATACGATCAGTTTCTAGTGCGTCCACAGGATGTGTAACTGATAAATAA